A window of Leishmania infantum JPCM5 genome chromosome 3 genomic DNA:
agagggaaagggaaggCGATTGGCGGAGGTAGGGGCTGAAGCTGGAGCGTCATGGTCGATAATGATTtggagaaaggggagggaaggggctgcagcgacggcggcggcggggtgtTGAGGGCAGTGCAACCGTCAAAAGCACGatgatacacacacaaaaagggcgagggcgactCCGTTCACGCCAGCACACGGCCTGggcaccacacacacacacacacacacacacacggccgCCCAACAATAGACCGCAAGGGAGGCGAGAGGACACGAGAATTACTTGGTAGGCATCCGCGCATCGAACGCCGGAAATTCCACCAACGCACTAATGAGGTTCACAGTACGCCTAATAGAGCCTGCCGTGCCGCAGGATCGACCGCACGTCGGGAACCACCAGCAGGCACTCCAGCAGTGacagcagcgcaagcagcacttcatcctcgtcgtcctcggtgCCGTCGTTGGTGGCCATGTCGTCGCCCACGCTGGAATCGTCTGAGGTTCCGCCTGCGACGTCGTAGTCGTCTGCGGCTTGCACACTACCGGCACCACCGTTATCCACATTCGACGACGCGTCGGTAGCGGTGCGTCCCTCTAATGGACCGCCTGCATCATCGTCGCTGGTCTTGAGACTGTTCTGCGGCTGCACCTccacggcgccaccaccgctcccTTGCTCGTCGCGACCGCGGCTCCCAcgtcgccgcgtcgtctCGCGCGCCGGTGGAGCCATCTTGGACAATGCAGGGATGTACGGGGGTATGACCAGTGCATTCTCCGGGTTCACGAGCGTGCACTCTTCCGAGTTGTCGATCATGACAAGCAGCTCCGGCGGCACCTTGAGCAGCCGCAGGTCCTTCACTAGTACCTTGGCGTGCTCGTTCATTGCAGCCTTCTCTACGGCGGGAAGGCCCgtgtcgacgccgccgcggtcggcGGCTGTGCCAACAAAAACAGATGCCGTCAGTGCATGGTCGCTGGCTGCCGTCCCACCGCTGCCCAGGAAGGATCCCTTGGCCTCGGAAGAGAGTGTGTTGCCCCACGCACGTGTGGAACCCCTACCACCGCTACCGCTCCCGTTGACGTCATCGTCGGTGTTGGTCGTAGAACCGCTGTGGCGGCCGCCAATGCTGACCACTGAGGAGAGGCTGCCCAACggcctggcgctgctgctgctgctgctgccgtacacaccacctccggcgacgctaccgccgccgcctccactgcGGTCGCAATCGCTGGAGCCACGcgccacgctgctgcggcctcCATCCCCACCCGACCCCAGGGGCAGTCCGCGCAtgcctgctgccgcgcacatcttgcgcagcagcccccGCGGGACAAGCCGGCAGTCCTGCCGGTAGTAGCGGTACTTCAAGAGACCGTCCGGgtcgatgcgctgcaggaTGGTGTCGGCGTACGGCTTCGACGCGGACGTGAACAGGACGAGGTTAAAGAGCTTCGCGGCTgtggagagaaagaggcgggCGTACGGCCGTTCCCACACGTGGAAGAGCTCCGCCCCCGAAGCGGTCGGAATGACCTCCGAGAAAGTCGGCGGGCCTGCCATGttcgccgtggtggtggagaCGTGGCACAGAGTCTCGTCAAGGTCGATGACCAGCACCTtctgccgcgtcgccggGTAGCTCAGCACATGGTGGGCCGTGATGCTCGCTATGAGGTGCGGCGCAACGCACGAGCTCGAAAAGTCCAGGTTGCGGCTGCTCACACGCTTGTAGACGACCGAGGAGGCCTGACGGTatcgtgccgccgccgccgcgtttgtgcggtgccgcagcgtgtGAGGTGCAGCGCTCGAGTTAGAGCTGCTGTTGTCGTCCGTCGACGGGTCGCCCAGCAAGCTGCTACCGCCGGtaccgccgccactgctgctcgtACGCAAAAAGTGCGGCGGCCACTGCGGTTCCGGGTGACGCGTTGGCATTGTCGACACCGTCGGCTGCTGGATGGGGCCGACCACGATGCTCACGAGCTGGTGAAGACTGCGTGAGGTGCACAGCGGGTGATGCGGtgggacgaggaggcgacTGCGCACGGCCGACATCCACCCTTCCACTTCGCCCTTCTTGCCAAacagcaggcggcgctgaatGAGCGGTAGCCCGTCATCGATGCCGTCGCGCCTGCCGTTGCCCTCGCCGGCGCACTGCCCCGAAGCTGTGGCTCCTTCTGTCGCTGAAGCGGCGGCCACGGAAACGCTTACCTGCCGCGCTCCTTTCAcgtccgcctcgctgtcggcgTCGTTGTCTTCCCCCTCGCTAACACGGCCGTAGCTCCGCTGCGCCATGCGAGCACTCGCACGCGTCGATTCAGCAGCGGTCGCCGCAGATCGCTGTGCCTCCACAGCTGACCGCGACAGCGGGAAGGTGCGGTggctgcagccgcacaggaagaagaagagcacgaTGACGCTCTCCTTCAGGTGGATGAAAGACTCCCAGCCATCCGAGGCAAGACTCGATATGGAAGTGATGACGTACGGGAGCAGCACGGCATCCCAGAGCCACCGCGCGTACTTGACGATGTCGGCCAGCATTCCCCTCCTACCAGAGGACCGATGCGCCGATCCTTTGCCGGCAGCCGACTGAGCGTCAGCCCTCCGTCACacgcggaggcgcacgcacacggccgTAGACGtgtgctttctctctctatgcTTGTGAGCGAAGATGCGCCCGCGCCTGGGTGCGTATCAGACTGGGCGTGTATGCTGACGAATACTTCCGTTTCTTCGCTAGCGGGAGAGATAtggacggagggagggagaagggaggggggagttGCATCGAGGCCATTGAGCGAGTTCGCACATTCGTCTCCGTAGATCCGACTGCTGGGGGcggtgtgcctgtgcggTCGCGCCGCCTACACCGAGAGGGCCACAACGGCAGGCATAGAGGGTGTCTCTCTCATACAGGGGCATCAATACACGCATGTGCCTGTACTTGTGCACGGACAAGAGTGCTGTCCCACACGTCTTTCCAGCCTCCTGTCTCACGAGGTGAAGACATGAAGGGGGTGGTGTGGGCGAGACTCACCCTGGAAGCACAGGCAGTGAAACTGACGAGAGATAAGAGGCCATGATGTCGCTGGGGCCCTCATTCTCCAAGAGAAGGTAAACTAAAGCGTGCGCTGACAGGCAGAAGCAAGACAGCGCTGGCACTGGCCGAAGGATAGAAAGCACGATTGCCCCGCCCCCGATCTCGTCGCACCGTTGTGTTCCCGAGAAGAGGCGTGCAACGATGAGTGGGCGGTGCGCAAAGGGAGGGGCACTCATACTTGCCCGCAGGGACCGGTGCACACTTGCCTTCGCTGGTTTAGGGGAACGATGTGAGCAGgagaagcgagagcgagagtcCGTCGACAGCACTCGCACTGTGCAACGCACGCCTTTACCATCGCGTGTCCATGCGTATGTGATGCCACCCGGGCAGCGATGATTACTTACTGATCAGCGAgtgacgccgccgtgcgaGTTGGCGCACGTAAGAGGAGACATGGATGGAAGAAAGCGGGAGAGCGGGATGGTGACACGAAGGGAGGGGTGTGGTGAGGGGTGCAGCGAACCGACGAGCATGCTATAAACGTAGCACGGGGGGGGTTCGGGGAGGACATCGACCCTGGTTGACCATGGCATGCGCTCCGACGGGATGCGCCCATCCCATCTGTACGCCAGGGAGAAGGCAGGAGGAGACgacggggtgggggtgggggcggcggggTGCGAAGTGTCATCGTACACGCGAAACAAGCACATGGAAGACAAACAGCGAAGCGCTGTCGGAGCCCTTTGCGACGCCCTACGCGACGGCCCGAACCCCTCCgtttccttctccctctgcaTGCACCGGTCGTGCcctgcatgcgtgcgcatcGCTTGGCAAGCCGGCTTAGAAGAGATTCCAGAGAAGAACGAGAAGGGGCTCACACGGACATACGCGGAGCTTAATCGGCTTGTCTCACAGGAACGAGTTAATGGGAAGGTGTGCGAGGGGCGAGAGAACAGGAGGGGCCACTGCGCGTGAACCCGTGTTTCGATGGCAAGGGAAGTCCCGCACGCGCCCACGTCCTCGACGGcgtccttctcttccctcccttgtacctcgctctccttctccttcatTCCTCTTCCTTAGAAGTCGCTAGTACTCCTTCGCTGTTAGCGGGCCTCCACACACATGactcgcgcgcgtgcgagtTGCATTGGGGCCATCACAGGTGTTATCTGTATCGGCCCTCACCCCCGACCTTTTCTAGCCCTCACGCTCTTGAGCCCACCTACACATTTTTAAGCGAAGCAGACGGCGAAGttaggagagagagaggagggcggaggcggcacacAGAGACATGCGTATGCGTACACGCGtaggcggcgcacacgcgcgacaTTCGGCAGAGacacgtgctgcgccggcaggTGAGCAGCCGAAGGGGAGCAACAGCCACGAGACGCGACGACGAAGAAGGCGGCCAAGGCGTTGAGGGGCAGAGGTGCCGTGCTTGGGAAAGAGATGagggggagcgagagggatgCCGAGCCGTCCCTGATCACGTCCGTGGGCGTCTTCTCACTCACTCTTCGTCTCCAGCGACGTacccgtcgccgtcgccatcgccgttgccgttgccGTCCCCGTGTGCTACCTCAAACGGGTTCGCCTGTTGCGCCTcggcggctgcctcgcgACGTTGGCGCTTGCGCTCGAGCCTGTCTTCGCGCTTCTGACGCTTGCGCTGCACGTTTTCATCCTGCAGGGCGCGtcgcttcgccttctccgtcttgcgtgcgcgcacttTCGACGCGTTCACCtgcacctcgcgcagcgtcttCTTCTCGGTGCGGTGGTAGATGACCTCGCCGCCGGCAAAGCCGTTCTCGACCTtgctcagctgcagcgtcatGCGCGGACCGATCTCCTGCAGCTTCACGCGGCACTGCTCTCGATGCTGGCGGAAGGGCTGCACAAGCggcacctcctctccctcaccgtCCGTGTCTGACCAGGCGTCCTCGCGGTCTAGCACCTCGTCGATGCTCTCCAGCGTACCTAGCTTGGTGGGACGTCTGTTTTCTAAGAGCTTCTTTACTGTCTTGGTGACACCGACGGTGCGCGCGTTCACGTAGTAGTGACGCACCTCCACCACGTGCTCGACGTGGTCGTAGTGAAAGAGGCAGATGCGCTGAATTTCGCTGCTCTGAATCGTCTGCACGTTGAGCGATGGAAACAGTGCCTTGAACGTggccatcagcagcggcacttCCGCGCGGTGCGCCAGGTCGGGGTGTGTGAAGTTGTTCAGCACGACGATCGGCGCCACCTCCCATGCGGCCCGGTCGACTGCCACGGGACGGCGCTGCTTGGCGACGATCTCCTTGTGAAGGGTGAAGCTCAACACGCGAAACGACAGCGTGGGGCCGTTGAAGAAGCGCATGATGCGCAGCGACGTCCCCTGTGATGGGGCTGTAAACAACTGCAGGTGCGAGGCGCTGAAGGTGGCGGCTACGGCGAGGAAGTCTTTCAGCGACTTGTTCTTGCCGTGCAGCTTCTTGCTGCTCCACGGGAGAAAGACATTGCGCCACTCGTGCATCAGCGAGCGCACGTGAACGCCGACATCGCCGCGGTAGATGATGATGGACTTGGGTGTTCTCTTGTCTGCCTCGGTTGTGTCCAGCTTGCCCGGCATCGCCGTGCTGCCCTTCGCTGTCTTGCCCATTTTTGCAGTGATTTCGTCTTTGCTGTTGCGTTCGCTTGAAGTCGTCGATCAAGCCGACGAAATAAGAGTGcgtgagggagaagggggtcGATGTGTGGGGGACGCAGCCTACAGTGCGCGGGTCGAGAGACTGCGATGGAGAAGGCAAGACCCGTAGCTGATGAGCGTGGGTGCGTCTTTGTACGCGCACTGGGGCGGGCACAGGTACTTGCACACGGGGAGAGAGCTATATGTGTAAAGGGGGGACAGAGGGGGctggggtggagggggtggggactGCCGCGCCCGCAGTGCAGCGCAATCTTCTACGGCTCACTGCAGctcgagagagaagagaggggaggcgcGGCAAAACAGGAGATGGTCGTGCTGATGTGTAAGTGACAGCAGGTAGATAGAGGTATGTGCATGTATGCGTTTGCGTTGGAGAAGAGCGCGCAATCCACGCACCAACGACGACATGGCAACATCC
This region includes:
- a CDS encoding putative peter pan protein, coding for MGKTAKGSTAMPGKLDTTEADKRTPKSIIIYRGDVGVHVRSLMHEWRNVFLPWSSKKLHGKNKSLKDFLAVAATFSASHLQLFTAPSQGTSLRIMRFFNGPTLSFRVLSFTLHKEIVAKQRRPVAVDRAAWEVAPIVVLNNFTHPDLAHRAEVPLLMATFKALFPSLNVQTIQSSEIQRICLFHYDHVEHVVEVRHYYVNARTVGVTKTVKKLLENRRPTKLGTLESIDEVLDREDAWSDTDGEGEEVPLVQPFRQHREQCRVKLQEIGPRMTLQLSKVENGFAGGEVIYHRTEKKTLREVQVNASKVRARKTEKAKRRALQDENVQRKRQKREDRLERKRQRREAAAEAQQANPFEVAHGDGNGNGDGDGDGYVAGDEE